From a region of the Thermomicrobiales bacterium genome:
- the hrcA gene encoding heat-inducible transcriptional repressor HrcA produces MASDDELTLRQREILRLIVKEYVQGSRAVGSHTLIDRYPLRISSATVRNEMVSLERMGYIHQQHISAGRVPTDRGYRFYVENYAVESALPPSEQIMIRHQFRQVETQLESWLQLAASVLAGFAQNVSLVTSPKPSVSRLRHFELLSLNDRSILLILVTQESTVRQGVLHVSDEISQPTLSACADRLNLLLANLTSDEARSKVNGLAGLDRIVAEHVISTLETTQTSTTELHYHGLEHALQQPEFAGSESSQQLFDLLRGGALLSELLPQLSDGDDIQVFIGEENRSEDLWPFGVVVATYGVDQEVTGLLGILGPRRMPYERSISSVRYMARLMSDLMRDLYTTHDA; encoded by the coding sequence ATGGCATCGGACGACGAACTGACGCTACGACAACGCGAAATCCTGCGGCTCATCGTCAAGGAGTACGTTCAGGGTAGCCGCGCCGTAGGTTCACATACATTGATAGACCGCTATCCACTGCGCATCTCGTCGGCAACGGTGCGCAACGAGATGGTCTCGCTGGAGCGTATGGGCTACATCCATCAGCAGCACATCTCTGCTGGTCGTGTGCCGACCGATCGCGGTTATCGCTTCTACGTCGAAAACTACGCCGTCGAGTCGGCCCTGCCGCCGAGCGAACAGATCATGATCCGCCACCAGTTCCGGCAGGTCGAGACGCAACTGGAAAGTTGGCTGCAGCTCGCTGCCAGCGTACTGGCCGGGTTTGCACAGAACGTCTCGCTCGTAACGTCGCCAAAGCCGAGCGTTTCGCGCCTGCGGCATTTCGAGCTGTTGTCGCTGAACGACCGCTCGATCCTGCTCATTCTGGTGACGCAAGAAAGTACCGTCCGACAAGGCGTCCTGCATGTCTCCGACGAGATCAGCCAGCCAACGCTGTCTGCCTGCGCCGATCGATTGAACCTGCTGCTGGCGAATCTGACATCGGATGAGGCGCGCAGCAAGGTGAACGGGCTCGCAGGGCTGGATCGGATCGTCGCCGAGCATGTCATCTCAACACTGGAAACGACCCAGACCAGCACGACCGAGCTGCACTATCACGGTCTCGAACATGCACTGCAGCAACCAGAATTCGCCGGGTCGGAGTCGTCGCAGCAGCTGTTCGATCTGCTGCGCGGCGGTGCCCTGCTGTCGGAGCTGCTGCCGCAATTGTCGGATGGCGACGACATCCAGGTGTTCATCGGCGAGGAGAACCGGTCGGAGGATCTCTGGCCGTTCGGCGTGGTTGTCGCGACCTATGGAGTCGACCAGGAGGTCACCGGCCTGCTGGGCATTCTCGGTCCGCGACGGATGCCGTACGAACGGTCGATCTCGTCGGTGCGCTATATGGCCCGATTGATGAGCGATCTCATGCGTGATTTGTATACGACGCACGATGCCTGA
- a CDS encoding molybdopterin-dependent oxidoreductase yields MAKRMRYTRLTQPLIRENGEFRPASWDEALERAATGFRRAIEQRGPDTFGMFSCSKATNEVNYLAQKFARQVIGTNNIDSCNRTUHAPSVVGLTAVFGAGGGTSSYEEAEHTDLIILWGSNARETHPIYFHHVLRGIRNGARLYVVDPRRTVSAQWADTWLGLDVGSDVALANAIGREIIAAGLHNVAFIERATTGFDEYRESVEPYTLEYAEKITGVPAAAIRELAHTYARVDRAQLCWTLGITEHHNAVDNVFALIDLALLTGHIGRYGAGLVPLRGQNNVQGGGDMGAIPNKLPGGYDVENDAEREPFERMYGHPIPPVKGKHLSEMLDAMEHGEMTTLYVVGENPAQSEADQLRTVRLLEGLDHLVVQDMFMTKTAQLADVVLPASASWCESEGTVTSSERRVQLVRKALDPPGNARDDSDIMMDIARRLGQEWSYESAEDVWDELRELSEWHRGMSYERLEALDGLQWPCPSEDHPGSPFLHDRLWTDPLLGPPAPFHAVHHSPPLDELTDEFPLRLTTGRRLDGFNTGVQTGGFRSPLRSGETIDIHPDEAAMHGVEDGEVILVVSRRGAIHAAVKLDPTLRPGLAFMSFHYQDSTATNVLTIDATDPKSGTAEFKAAAIRIEKLPTGEVPELVGAAVGVREH; encoded by the coding sequence ATGGCGAAGCGGATGCGTTATACCCGATTGACCCAGCCACTGATTCGCGAGAACGGCGAGTTCCGGCCGGCGAGCTGGGACGAGGCGCTGGAACGCGCGGCGACCGGCTTCCGGCGCGCCATCGAGCAGCGCGGTCCCGACACATTCGGGATGTTCTCGTGCTCGAAAGCAACCAACGAGGTCAACTATCTCGCTCAGAAGTTCGCCCGGCAGGTGATCGGCACCAACAACATCGACTCCTGTAACCGCACTTGACACGCTCCAAGCGTCGTCGGTCTGACGGCAGTATTTGGAGCGGGCGGTGGCACAAGTTCGTACGAAGAGGCCGAGCACACTGACCTCATCATTCTCTGGGGATCGAATGCGCGCGAAACGCATCCGATCTACTTTCACCATGTCCTGCGCGGCATCCGCAACGGAGCCCGCCTCTATGTGGTCGATCCACGCCGCACCGTCTCGGCGCAATGGGCGGACACGTGGCTCGGGCTGGATGTCGGCTCGGACGTTGCGTTGGCGAACGCCATCGGTCGCGAGATCATCGCAGCCGGCCTGCACAACGTGGCGTTCATCGAACGCGCGACGACCGGATTTGATGAATACCGCGAGTCGGTCGAGCCATACACACTGGAGTATGCCGAGAAGATCACTGGCGTTCCGGCGGCGGCGATCCGCGAGCTGGCTCACACCTATGCACGGGTCGACCGGGCGCAACTGTGCTGGACGCTCGGCATCACCGAGCATCACAACGCGGTTGACAACGTGTTTGCGTTGATCGATCTGGCGCTGCTGACCGGCCACATCGGCCGCTACGGGGCCGGACTCGTGCCGCTGCGCGGTCAGAACAACGTCCAGGGCGGCGGCGATATGGGAGCGATCCCGAACAAGCTGCCCGGTGGATACGACGTTGAGAACGACGCCGAGCGCGAGCCGTTCGAGCGCATGTATGGACATCCAATCCCGCCGGTCAAGGGCAAGCACCTGTCCGAGATGCTTGACGCTATGGAGCACGGCGAGATGACGACGCTCTATGTCGTCGGCGAGAACCCGGCGCAATCAGAGGCGGATCAACTGCGGACAGTCCGACTGCTGGAGGGTCTCGATCATCTGGTCGTTCAGGACATGTTCATGACCAAGACGGCGCAGCTCGCTGATGTGGTTCTGCCGGCCAGCGCTTCGTGGTGCGAATCCGAGGGGACAGTGACCAGCTCTGAGCGGCGCGTCCAGCTCGTTCGGAAGGCGCTCGACCCTCCCGGCAACGCGCGCGATGACAGCGACATCATGATGGATATCGCTCGCCGCCTCGGCCAGGAATGGTCGTATGAGTCGGCCGAAGATGTCTGGGACGAGCTTCGCGAGCTCTCAGAATGGCATCGTGGCATGAGCTACGAGCGGCTTGAGGCGCTTGACGGCCTGCAGTGGCCCTGCCCGAGCGAGGACCATCCGGGCAGTCCGTTCTTGCACGATCGACTTTGGACCGATCCGCTGCTCGGCCCACCTGCGCCGTTCCACGCCGTTCATCATTCGCCACCGCTGGATGAGCTGACGGACGAGTTCCCGCTGCGGCTCACGACTGGGCGGCGGCTGGATGGCTTCAACACCGGCGTGCAGACCGGCGGGTTCCGCTCGCCGCTGCGCAGTGGCGAGACGATCGACATTCACCCCGATGAAGCAGCAATGCATGGCGTGGAAGACGGTGAGGTCATTCTCGTAGTTTCACGGCGCGGCGCTATCCATGCAGCAGTGAAGCTGGATCCGACGTTGCGTCCCGGCCTTGCCTTTATGTCGTTCCACTATCAGGACTCAACGGCGACGAACGTTCTAACGATTGATGCGACCGACCCGAAATCCGGGACGGCCGAATTCAAGGCGGCTGCGATCCGGATCGAAAAGCTCCCAACCGGAGAGGTACCGGAGCTGGTCGGAGCAGCCGTGGGAGTACGGGAGCACTGA
- a CDS encoding bifunctional (p)ppGpp synthetase/guanosine-3',5'-bis(diphosphate) 3'-pyrophosphohydrolase translates to MAIPAADKTQYEEQPDLETLLAVIHRRMPDMDTEVVERAYHFSNNAHDGIVRKSGEPYIIHPVAVAMILAEMQLDPETLSAALLHDVVEDTDTEIKDIENEFGERIAALVEGVTKLSQIPWSGEGTDDDRATRESARQAESLRKMFLAMADDVRVVLIKLADRLHNMRTLYHLKPASQQRIAQQTMEIYAPLANRLGIWQIKSELEDLSFRYLDPQQYFGVVRALERRGTDGETYIERVREQLQEALDPLGIKAEITGREKHIYSIWRKMQRKEARFDEIYDVLALRIIVPEKQDCYAALGVIHSLWRPIPGEFDDYIATPKESMYQSIHTAVFGPEGHSIEIQIRTTEMHHVAEYGIAAHWRYKEGGKVDPSLDAKITWLRQLMDWREEVVDAQEFVESLKSDVFREMIYVFTPRGDIVELPAEATPIDFAYRIHTEVGHQCVGAKVNDKLVTLDYKLQNGQVVRIMTSKTKVGPSRDWLMPSNGFVVRPPVPARRSVSGSVVRSATRTSRRDATSLSVSCAALASR, encoded by the coding sequence ATGGCTATTCCTGCAGCAGACAAAACGCAATACGAAGAGCAGCCGGATCTCGAGACGCTCCTGGCGGTGATCCATCGGCGCATGCCAGATATGGATACTGAGGTCGTCGAGCGCGCCTACCATTTTTCCAACAATGCCCACGACGGCATCGTTCGGAAGTCAGGCGAGCCATACATCATTCACCCCGTGGCAGTCGCGATGATCCTGGCGGAGATGCAGCTCGATCCCGAGACGCTCTCCGCCGCGCTGCTGCACGACGTGGTCGAGGATACCGACACCGAGATCAAGGACATCGAGAACGAGTTCGGTGAGCGGATCGCAGCCCTGGTCGAAGGCGTGACCAAGCTGAGCCAGATCCCGTGGTCTGGCGAAGGGACGGACGACGACCGCGCGACACGCGAATCAGCGCGTCAGGCAGAGAGCCTGCGCAAGATGTTCCTGGCGATGGCCGACGACGTCCGCGTCGTGCTGATCAAGCTGGCCGACCGACTGCACAACATGCGTACGCTGTACCACCTGAAGCCCGCATCCCAGCAGCGCATCGCACAGCAGACTATGGAGATCTACGCGCCACTGGCAAATCGACTCGGTATCTGGCAGATCAAGTCCGAGCTAGAAGATCTGTCCTTCCGCTACCTCGATCCGCAGCAATATTTCGGTGTCGTTCGCGCGCTGGAGCGACGTGGCACGGACGGCGAGACCTATATCGAACGCGTCCGCGAACAGCTCCAGGAAGCGCTCGACCCGCTCGGCATCAAAGCTGAAATCACGGGGCGCGAAAAGCACATCTACTCGATCTGGCGCAAGATGCAGCGCAAAGAGGCGCGGTTCGACGAGATCTATGACGTCCTTGCGCTGCGCATCATCGTGCCCGAGAAGCAGGACTGCTACGCCGCGCTCGGCGTGATCCACTCCCTTTGGCGACCGATCCCCGGCGAGTTCGATGACTACATCGCGACTCCTAAGGAGAGCATGTACCAGTCGATTCATACCGCCGTGTTCGGGCCGGAAGGCCACTCGATTGAGATTCAGATCCGCACGACCGAGATGCACCACGTCGCGGAATACGGCATCGCTGCTCACTGGCGTTACAAAGAAGGCGGCAAGGTCGATCCGTCGCTCGACGCTAAGATCACCTGGTTGCGCCAGCTCATGGACTGGCGCGAGGAAGTCGTCGATGCGCAGGAGTTCGTTGAGTCGCTGAAGTCCGACGTCTTCCGCGAGATGATCTACGTCTTCACGCCGCGCGGTGACATCGTCGAGTTGCCGGCCGAGGCGACGCCGATCGACTTCGCCTACCGCATTCACACTGAGGTCGGCCATCAATGCGTTGGCGCGAAAGTCAATGACAAGCTGGTGACGCTGGACTACAAGCTCCAGAACGGCCAGGTTGTTCGGATCATGACCAGCAAGACGAAGGTCGGCCCCAGCCGCGACTGGCTGATGCCATCCAACGGCTTCGTCGTAAGACCGCCGGTGCCCGCGAGAAGATCCGTCAGTGGTTCCGTCGTCAGGAGCGCGACGAGAACATCGCGCAGGGACGCGACGTCCTTGAGCGTGAGCTGCGCCGCCTTGGCATCGAGATGA
- a CDS encoding NAD(P)H-dependent oxidoreductase subunit E, whose product MDLHLIPGAAPNDAEREVIDGLLGTPETTWHGAETRTSNEGHVGHGGHELRGRRHELLPALQALQMRVGYISPGGLNYVCQRLGVPPADAWGVASFYALLSTEPHPPIVAHVCDDIACRMRGGLQICEALEQRLGPAGTPAFDGAVTWHRSPCLGHCDCAPAVLMHHAGESPVEVTLAPASIPSTLAALMDGPAGATPQRSGGDAVPQSADPEGNGLRLLRRIGNVDPTSIDEYRATGGYEALRRAITLGPEGVIREINDARLTGRGGAAFPTGRKWNDVARAPARPHYLICNADESEPGTFKDRVILEEDPFALIEAMTIGGYTTGSETGFIYLRFEYPLALERLQHAIDTARQRGLLGDNIMGAGFSFDITIRRGAGAYICGEETALFNSIEGLRGEPRNKPPFPTQVGLFLKPTVVNNVETFVNVLEIMRIGGPAYAEVGTQGSTGTRLFCVSGCVQRPGTYEYPYGMTLREIIERAGGVPAGRTLTAVLLGGAASTFLTPDELDMPMTFEDTRAAGASLGSGVVMVFDDSVDLTDTVLRIAAFFRDESCGQCVPCRVGTVRQQEALLRLASGNTLGTIQDEHQRLADLALVMRDASICGLGQTAANAVQSAVQKLPVFQNGRAS is encoded by the coding sequence GTGGATCTCCATCTGATTCCCGGAGCCGCCCCGAACGATGCCGAACGTGAGGTCATCGACGGGCTGCTCGGGACGCCCGAAACTACCTGGCACGGCGCAGAAACGCGCACGTCGAACGAAGGTCATGTCGGCCACGGGGGCCACGAGCTCCGCGGCCGCAGACACGAGCTGCTGCCTGCGCTGCAAGCACTGCAGATGCGGGTTGGCTATATCAGCCCCGGCGGCCTGAACTACGTTTGTCAGCGGCTCGGAGTGCCACCAGCTGACGCGTGGGGCGTTGCCAGCTTCTACGCGCTGCTCTCAACCGAGCCACATCCGCCGATCGTCGCGCACGTCTGTGATGACATCGCCTGCCGGATGCGCGGCGGACTGCAGATCTGCGAGGCGCTGGAGCAACGACTCGGCCCTGCCGGGACACCGGCATTCGACGGGGCTGTCACCTGGCACCGCAGCCCGTGCCTCGGCCACTGCGACTGCGCGCCGGCTGTCCTGATGCATCACGCGGGCGAGTCGCCGGTCGAAGTCACGCTGGCACCAGCCAGCATCCCGTCGACGCTGGCGGCGCTCATGGACGGCCCAGCCGGGGCGACTCCGCAGCGCAGCGGCGGTGACGCAGTGCCGCAATCTGCCGATCCCGAAGGCAATGGCCTCCGGCTGCTCCGGCGGATCGGCAATGTCGATCCAACCAGCATCGACGAGTACCGCGCAACTGGTGGATACGAGGCGCTGCGACGAGCGATTACGCTCGGGCCGGAGGGCGTCATTCGAGAGATCAACGACGCGCGCCTGACCGGGCGCGGCGGTGCTGCCTTCCCAACCGGGCGCAAGTGGAATGACGTCGCACGCGCACCGGCGCGACCGCACTACCTCATCTGCAACGCCGACGAGTCTGAGCCGGGCACGTTCAAAGATCGCGTCATCCTGGAAGAGGACCCGTTTGCGCTCATCGAGGCGATGACGATCGGTGGATACACCACCGGATCCGAGACCGGCTTCATCTACTTGCGCTTCGAATACCCGCTAGCGCTTGAGCGGCTGCAGCATGCGATCGACACTGCTCGGCAACGCGGTCTGCTCGGCGACAACATCATGGGTGCCGGGTTCTCGTTTGACATCACCATCCGGCGCGGTGCAGGTGCCTACATCTGTGGCGAAGAGACGGCGCTGTTCAACTCGATCGAAGGTCTGCGAGGCGAGCCGCGCAACAAGCCGCCATTCCCGACACAGGTCGGCCTGTTCCTGAAGCCAACGGTCGTAAACAACGTCGAGACGTTCGTGAACGTCCTCGAAATCATGCGCATTGGCGGGCCTGCCTACGCCGAAGTCGGCACGCAGGGTTCGACCGGCACGCGCCTGTTCTGTGTCTCGGGATGTGTACAGCGACCGGGAACCTATGAGTATCCGTACGGTATGACGCTGCGTGAAATCATCGAGCGCGCCGGCGGCGTCCCTGCTGGTCGGACGCTCACGGCGGTACTGCTCGGCGGGGCAGCCAGCACCTTCCTGACGCCGGACGAGCTCGACATGCCGATGACGTTCGAGGACACACGCGCTGCCGGCGCTTCGCTCGGCTCTGGCGTGGTGATGGTGTTCGACGATTCGGTTGACCTGACCGACACGGTCCTGCGCATCGCTGCGTTCTTCCGCGACGAATCGTGCGGACAGTGCGTGCCATGCCGCGTCGGCACTGTCCGCCAGCAGGAGGCGCTGCTGCGGCTGGCGTCCGGCAATACGCTCGGCACAATTCAGGATGAGCATCAGCGGCTGGCCGATCTGGCGCTCGTGATGCGCGACGCATCGATCTGTGGTCTCGGACAGACGGCGGCCAACGCGGTTCAATCTGCCGTGCAAAAGCTTCCGGTGTTTCAGAACGGAAGAGCCTCATGA